From a single Glycine soja cultivar W05 chromosome 19, ASM419377v2, whole genome shotgun sequence genomic region:
- the LOC114399411 gene encoding NAC domain-containing protein 83-like, which translates to MEVLNPIEGKTYKLPVGYRFDPSDEILAGYYLRKRIMAQPLPNDLIQDCDVYQTVPWELPGGGNKYLNWQRFFFHDLRTRVFDNLNKREAGNGQWRTIEEAQDVELSNDQVVAKRNVLAFWEAKGNGFAKSNWLMHEFRLVSKSLPSMVSSVAVYRIFEKKEGRKGKKAKGSEGETSSSSSSEEEVMDEAPIVIDFTMESCIGTGPPSPATSENS; encoded by the exons ATGGAAGTCTTAAACCCAATTGAAGGCAAGACCTACAAGCTCCCAGTTGGATACAGATTTGATCCAAGTGATGAAATTCTTGCTGGTTACTACCTTAGGAAGAGGATCATGGCCCAACCACTCCCTAATGACCTCATTCAAGACTGTGATGTTTACCAAACAGTGCCCTGGGAGCTGCCAGGAG gTGGTAATAAGTATTTGAATTGGCAGAGGTTTTTCTTCCATGATTTGAGGACCCGTGTGTTCGATAACCTTAACAAGAGAGAAGCCGGGAACGGTCAATGGAGAACAATAGAGGAAGCTCAAGATGTTGAGCTCTCTAACGATCAGGTTGTGGCAAAAAGGAACGTTTTGGCTTTCTGGGAGGCCAAGGGCAATGGTTTTGCCAAATCTAATTGGCTGATGCATGAATTTCGCCTTGTGTCGAAATCACTTCCTTCCATG GTGTCTTCTGTGGCTGTGTACCGCATATTCGAGAAGAAGGAGGGAAGAAAGGGAAAGAAGGCGAAAGGGTCTGAAGGGGAGACCTCTAGCAGCAGCAGCAGTGAGGAAGAAGTTATGGATGAGGCACCCATTGTCATTGATTTCACAATGGAGAGTTGCATTGGGACTGGTCCTCCCTCTCCTGCTACTAGTGAAAATTCCTAA